One window of the Oceanicaulis sp. genome contains the following:
- a CDS encoding HWE histidine kinase domain-containing protein, translating into MGSTDDTDGGAPLAPEDRRFLDGLAAALRTLSDPEAIEAEACKRLAERLDADRVYYVTIDEASGVSLVRRDHVVRGGTLAGRHKVSDFQWSMPLLRAGRPYGVEDSRTSDALPDADRAACTALDIIGLAVAPVLKQGALLGALCATTAAPRAWPEAELALVGRTADLIWSALMRSEAEARRARTEAVLHGVAEGTTDLIAAIDFDYRVLFCNSAYSAEYARLWGAPIGQGDHLLEGIHSWPEERRKAKDIWDRALGGETFNTVMEFGPDPATARYYDLRFSPVHDTAGNQIGAAHIFRDVTEERRIAARQEVLVDELQHRTRNLLGVVLSVARRTRANSTDLDDFEHRFMARLHALGRATGLLSRLDAGRRVSFDSLLLTELEAHGLHEGEVRSQITLDGPEGVTLASSRLQTFALVLHELMTNALKHGALTGPDGSLAIVWRVEEAGEKRRLSVEWTERWTEPRPAAGEDGFGRELIERALPAQMGAETVFELGADGLRCVVSAPVSRGWEEG; encoded by the coding sequence ATGGGTTCGACTGACGACACGGACGGCGGCGCCCCGCTCGCGCCGGAGGATCGGCGCTTTCTCGACGGCCTGGCCGCCGCGCTGCGCACCCTTTCCGATCCGGAAGCGATCGAGGCGGAAGCCTGCAAGCGGCTGGCCGAGCGCCTCGACGCCGACAGGGTCTACTATGTGACGATCGACGAGGCGTCGGGGGTTTCTCTGGTGCGGCGCGATCACGTGGTGCGCGGCGGCACGCTCGCCGGCCGGCACAAGGTTTCGGATTTCCAGTGGTCCATGCCCCTGTTGCGAGCCGGCCGGCCCTACGGCGTCGAAGACAGCCGGACGAGCGACGCCCTGCCCGATGCGGACCGCGCCGCCTGTACGGCGCTGGACATTATCGGCCTGGCCGTCGCGCCAGTCCTCAAGCAGGGCGCGCTGCTCGGCGCGTTATGCGCGACCACCGCGGCGCCGCGCGCCTGGCCGGAGGCCGAACTGGCGCTCGTGGGCCGCACCGCCGATCTGATCTGGTCGGCGCTCATGAGGTCCGAGGCCGAGGCTCGACGCGCCCGCACCGAAGCGGTCCTGCATGGCGTCGCGGAGGGGACGACCGATCTCATCGCCGCCATCGATTTCGATTACCGGGTCCTGTTCTGCAATTCCGCCTATTCCGCCGAGTACGCGCGGCTGTGGGGCGCGCCGATCGGGCAGGGCGATCACCTGCTTGAGGGCATCCACAGCTGGCCCGAGGAGCGCCGCAAGGCGAAGGACATCTGGGACCGCGCGCTGGGCGGCGAGACCTTCAACACGGTCATGGAGTTCGGGCCCGACCCCGCAACCGCCCGCTATTACGATCTGCGCTTCAGCCCCGTGCACGACACGGCGGGTAACCAGATCGGCGCAGCGCACATCTTCCGCGACGTCACCGAGGAACGCCGCATCGCCGCCCGCCAGGAGGTGCTGGTCGACGAGTTGCAGCATCGCACGCGAAATCTTCTGGGCGTGGTGCTCTCGGTCGCCCGGCGCACCCGCGCCAACAGCACCGATCTCGACGATTTCGAACACCGCTTCATGGCGCGCCTTCACGCGCTGGGCCGGGCGACAGGCCTTCTGTCCCGGCTCGACGCGGGCCGGCGGGTGAGTTTCGACTCGCTACTGCTGACCGAGCTTGAAGCGCACGGCCTTCACGAAGGCGAGGTGCGCAGCCAGATCACGCTCGACGGTCCTGAAGGCGTCACGCTCGCCTCGTCTCGCCTTCAGACCTTCGCGCTGGTCCTGCACGAGCTGATGACGAACGCGCTCAAGCACGGCGCGCTGACAGGGCCTGACGGATCGCTGGCCATCGTCTGGCGGGTGGAGGAGGCCGGTGAGAAGCGCCGGCTGTCGGTCGAATGGACCGAACGCTGGACCGAACCCCGGCCGGCCGCCGGCGAAGACGGGTTCGGACGCGAGCTGATCGAGCGCGCCCTGCCCGCGCAGATGGGCGCGGAAACGGTTTTCGAGCTCGGCGCGGACGGATTGCGCTGCGTCGTCTCCGCGCCTGTGTCCCGGGGCTGGGAGGAGGGCTGA
- the rarD gene encoding EamA family transporter RarD: MSASKSPPPSPESGRLAPAPAAATVLAGYAIWGLSPIFYKFLSFAGPTEIVLHRAIWSVPLLAVLVIAARKWRAAMSVLADPKAVGLLLLSAALIGANWWTFIFAVNTDQVLEVSLGYFINPLMNVAVGVFIASERFGRLRAVAVGLAALGVINQIVTVGELPVIALFLAASFTAYAYIRKTVATDGRIGLFWETVIIAGPSLVALVFVEFGGGGHFRAGWGEAALLILTGPMTVAPLLFFILGARGLSFAVIGAAQFLAPTLQFCVGLYYGEPFTAAHAVTFGLIWAGLAVFVADLLIWERRKRRAAKDQP, encoded by the coding sequence ATGAGCGCTTCAAAGTCCCCGCCGCCGAGCCCTGAATCCGGCCGCCTCGCCCCCGCGCCCGCCGCAGCCACCGTGCTCGCCGGCTATGCGATCTGGGGGCTGTCGCCGATCTTCTATAAATTCCTGAGCTTCGCCGGGCCGACCGAGATCGTGCTGCACCGGGCGATCTGGTCGGTTCCGCTTCTGGCCGTGCTGGTGATCGCGGCGCGCAAATGGCGCGCGGCGATGTCGGTGCTCGCCGATCCGAAAGCGGTGGGTCTTCTGCTGCTCAGCGCGGCGCTGATCGGGGCGAACTGGTGGACCTTCATCTTCGCGGTGAACACCGATCAGGTGCTCGAGGTCTCGCTGGGATATTTCATCAACCCGCTGATGAATGTCGCGGTCGGGGTGTTCATCGCATCCGAGCGCTTCGGCCGGTTGCGCGCGGTCGCGGTCGGGCTGGCCGCCCTGGGCGTGATCAACCAGATCGTCACCGTGGGCGAGCTTCCCGTCATTGCGCTGTTTCTCGCCGCGAGCTTCACCGCCTACGCCTATATCCGCAAGACAGTGGCGACCGACGGGCGGATCGGACTGTTCTGGGAGACGGTGATCATCGCCGGGCCGAGCCTTGTCGCGCTGGTCTTCGTCGAGTTCGGCGGGGGCGGGCATTTCAGGGCGGGCTGGGGCGAAGCGGCGCTTCTGATCCTCACAGGTCCGATGACGGTGGCGCCGCTCCTGTTCTTCATCCTGGGCGCGCGCGGGCTGAGCTTCGCAGTGATCGGTGCGGCGCAGTTTCTCGCGCCGACCCTGCAGTTCTGCGTCGGGCTTTATTACGGAGAGCCCTTCACCGCGGCCCATGCGGTCACCTTCGGCCTGATCTGGGCGGGGCTGGCCGTGTTCGTCGCCGATCTTCTAATCTGGGAACGCCGGAAACGACGCGCCGCGAAGGACCAGCCATGA
- a CDS encoding peroxiredoxin: protein MLGIGDKLPEFEVVGVKPGFNQHEENGESAFEPITHESFEGKWKVIVFYPKDFTFVCPTEITAFAKLNDEFADRDAIVMTGSTDNEFCKLAWRREHPDLNKLNQWQFADPTGSLTDALGVRSPEGVAYRYTFIVDPHGEIQHVYANNLNVGRNPEDTLRVLDALQTDELCPCNRAVGGDTLAA from the coding sequence ATGCTCGGTATTGGCGACAAGCTCCCCGAATTCGAAGTCGTCGGCGTGAAGCCCGGCTTCAACCAGCACGAGGAAAACGGCGAGTCGGCGTTCGAGCCGATCACCCACGAGTCCTTCGAAGGCAAGTGGAAGGTCATCGTCTTCTACCCGAAGGACTTCACCTTCGTGTGCCCGACCGAAATCACCGCGTTCGCGAAGCTGAACGACGAGTTCGCCGACCGCGACGCGATCGTGATGACCGGCTCGACCGACAACGAGTTCTGCAAGCTGGCCTGGCGCCGCGAGCACCCGGATCTGAACAAGCTCAACCAGTGGCAGTTCGCCGATCCGACCGGCTCGCTGACCGACGCGCTGGGCGTGCGTTCGCCTGAAGGCGTGGCCTACCGCTACACCTTCATCGTCGATCCGCACGGCGAGATCCAGCACGTCTACGCCAACAACCTCAATGTCGGCCGCAATCCGGAAGACACGCTGCGTGTCCTGGACGCGCTGCAGACCGACGAGCTGTGCCCGTGCAACCGCGCGGTGGGCGGCGACACGCTCGCGGCCTGA
- a CDS encoding alpha/beta hydrolase, with the protein MTPMPPARKIDVGEVTLSVHEAGPDDGLPVLLLHGWPELAMSWAKQIEALANAGYRVIAPDNRGFGGSDRPHEIKAYGVDRLTGDLSGLLDALDIEKAVIAGHDWGGILMWHAACLIPDRFLGAIGVNTPHLPRGSMPPTEVFREQAGEAHYIVRFQDEAADDIFKGREDAFFAFVFGGPPPAAALDKLPPSVTHLPDRFEDFIARGGRPEDQIVVPPETRAEYARIYRETGFRGGINWYRNFDANWERLGGVDHRLSMPCLMISAECDFMLPPKLAAWMPALCKDLEMHVIEDCGHWTQYEAPDQLNGLMLDWIGRRFG; encoded by the coding sequence ATGACCCCCATGCCCCCCGCCCGGAAGATCGATGTCGGCGAGGTGACCCTGTCGGTCCACGAGGCCGGGCCCGATGACGGTCTGCCGGTGCTGCTGCTGCACGGCTGGCCGGAGCTGGCGATGAGCTGGGCGAAACAGATCGAGGCGCTGGCGAACGCAGGCTACCGCGTCATCGCGCCGGACAATCGCGGCTTCGGCGGGTCTGACCGGCCCCATGAGATCAAGGCCTACGGGGTGGACCGGCTGACCGGCGACCTCTCCGGCCTGCTCGACGCGCTCGATATCGAGAAGGCGGTGATCGCCGGTCATGACTGGGGCGGTATCCTGATGTGGCACGCCGCCTGCCTGATCCCGGACCGGTTCCTCGGCGCGATCGGGGTGAACACGCCCCACCTGCCGCGCGGGTCGATGCCGCCCACCGAAGTGTTTCGCGAGCAGGCCGGCGAGGCGCACTACATCGTCCGTTTCCAGGACGAGGCGGCCGACGACATCTTCAAGGGCCGCGAGGACGCGTTCTTCGCCTTCGTCTTCGGCGGACCGCCGCCCGCCGCCGCGCTCGACAAATTGCCGCCCTCGGTCACCCATCTGCCGGACCGGTTCGAGGACTTCATCGCGCGGGGCGGCCGTCCCGAGGATCAGATCGTCGTGCCGCCCGAAACCCGCGCGGAATACGCCCGCATCTATCGCGAGACCGGCTTTCGCGGCGGGATCAACTGGTACCGGAATTTCGACGCGAACTGGGAGCGGCTGGGCGGAGTCGATCACCGCCTCTCCATGCCCTGCCTGATGATCAGCGCGGAGTGCGATTTCATGCTGCCGCCCAAGCTCGCCGCCTGGATGCCCGCGCTGTGCAAGGATCTGGAAATGCACGTGATCGAGGATTGCGGGCACTGGACGCAGTACGAGGCGCCCGACCAGCTCAACGGATTGATGCTGGACTGGATCGGGCGGCGCTTCGGCTAA
- a CDS encoding dicarboxylate/amino acid:cation symporter, with translation MKWWFGVALWQRVLGALVLGVIVGLGATQLFGPDVTAEFLETYVKPVGDLFIRLIRMLIVPLILTTLVAGVVALGDPAKLGSIGIKTIVLYFATTFFANIIGIIFGLTFRPGEGVDLGGADAVPVSTQSESLVDRLLAIVPDNPVAALADGDVLAVIFFAVLLGVGILMAGKAGKLVGDLFTQASDVVLKVTHIVMEVAPFGVFALVSFTVAEQGLEALRAIAILIAAVYAGLFTHAVLIYGGIIRFVLGLPVMNFIRGMMDAIAVAYSTASSSATLPVTIANASENLGVKRSIAGSVLPLGATINMDGTALYLGILALFTAQAFGYDLTFTNYVLIAFTAAIASIGAAGIPSAGLFLLAIVLQTFGVPPEQIAIVVGFILPVDRIMDMARTALNVTGDATVATVVAKWEGELDEDLFRHPADTPYTPKDAPPEVADADRD, from the coding sequence ATGAAATGGTGGTTCGGCGTCGCGCTGTGGCAGCGCGTGCTCGGGGCTCTGGTCCTCGGCGTGATCGTAGGCCTGGGCGCGACCCAGCTCTTCGGCCCTGACGTGACGGCCGAGTTCCTCGAGACCTACGTCAAACCGGTGGGTGATCTGTTCATCCGGCTGATCCGCATGCTCATCGTACCGCTGATCCTGACCACGCTGGTGGCGGGCGTCGTGGCGCTGGGCGATCCGGCCAAGCTCGGTTCGATCGGGATCAAGACGATCGTGCTCTATTTCGCCACCACCTTCTTCGCCAACATCATCGGGATCATTTTCGGGCTCACCTTCCGGCCCGGCGAGGGCGTGGATCTGGGCGGCGCGGACGCGGTGCCGGTGTCCACCCAGTCTGAAAGCCTGGTCGACCGGTTGCTCGCCATCGTGCCGGACAATCCGGTCGCGGCCTTGGCCGACGGGGACGTTCTGGCCGTGATCTTCTTCGCGGTTCTGCTGGGCGTGGGCATCCTGATGGCCGGCAAGGCCGGCAAGCTCGTCGGAGACCTTTTCACGCAAGCCTCCGACGTGGTGCTGAAGGTCACCCACATCGTCATGGAGGTCGCGCCCTTCGGCGTCTTCGCGCTGGTGAGCTTCACCGTGGCCGAGCAGGGGCTTGAGGCGCTGCGCGCCATCGCCATCCTGATCGCTGCGGTCTACGCCGGGCTCTTCACCCATGCGGTGCTGATCTATGGCGGCATCATCCGCTTCGTGCTCGGCCTGCCGGTGATGAATTTCATCCGCGGCATGATGGACGCGATCGCGGTGGCCTATTCCACCGCCAGCTCGAGCGCGACCCTGCCGGTGACCATCGCCAACGCCAGCGAGAATCTGGGCGTCAAACGCTCGATCGCCGGTTCGGTCCTGCCTCTGGGCGCGACGATCAACATGGACGGCACCGCGCTCTATCTCGGCATTCTGGCGCTCTTCACCGCCCAGGCCTTCGGCTACGACCTGACCTTCACCAATTACGTTCTGATCGCCTTCACCGCCGCCATCGCCTCGATCGGCGCGGCCGGAATCCCCAGCGCCGGGCTGTTCCTGCTGGCGATCGTGCTTCAGACCTTCGGGGTCCCGCCTGAGCAGATCGCCATCGTGGTGGGCTTCATCCTGCCGGTCGACCGGATCATGGACATGGCCCGCACCGCGCTGAACGTCACCGGCGACGCGACCGTCGCGACGGTGGTGGCCAAGTGGGAAGGCGAGCTCGACGAAGACCTGTTCCGCCACCCGGCCGACACGCCCTACACGCCGAAGGACGCGCCGCCGGAGGTCGCGGACGCGGACCGGGACTAG
- a CDS encoding carboxymuconolactone decarboxylase family protein, whose product MSLDALKNRIPDHAKDIKLNLSSLARETVLDDQKKYGCFLASAYALGDAEVLADLTAEIEDKLSAEAIAGAKAAASIMGMNNVYYRFVHLAKASDYKTLPAKLRMNVIGNPGVDKADFELWSLAVSAINGCGMCIDAHEHELRKAGLSAEQIQAAVRIAAVVAAAAAIVRAENALNA is encoded by the coding sequence ATGAGCCTCGACGCGCTGAAGAACCGCATTCCCGATCACGCCAAGGACATCAAGCTGAACCTGAGCTCGCTGGCGCGCGAAACCGTGCTGGACGACCAGAAGAAGTACGGCTGCTTCCTGGCCTCGGCCTACGCGCTGGGCGACGCCGAGGTGCTCGCCGACCTCACCGCCGAGATCGAGGACAAGCTCAGCGCCGAGGCGATCGCCGGCGCGAAGGCCGCCGCCTCGATCATGGGCATGAACAACGTGTACTACCGCTTCGTGCACCTGGCCAAGGCGAGCGATTACAAGACCCTGCCGGCCAAGCTGCGGATGAACGTCATCGGCAATCCCGGCGTGGACAAGGCCGATTTCGAGCTCTGGTCGCTGGCGGTTTCGGCGATCAACGGCTGCGGCATGTGCATCGACGCCCATGAGCACGAGCTGCGCAAGGCGGGCCTGTCCGCCGAGCAGATCCAGGCCGCCGTTCGCATCGCCGCCGTCGTGGCCGCAGCCGCTGCGATCGTGCGGGCCGAGAACGCGCTCAACGCCTGA